A region of Salvia splendens isolate huo1 chromosome 17, SspV2, whole genome shotgun sequence DNA encodes the following proteins:
- the LOC121773630 gene encoding protein CURVATURE THYLAKOID 1B, chloroplastic-like, with amino-acid sequence MASTAFTPLSLSSSSKAPRLQPAATAAAAAQCVTIPTPHLAKTTSYSRKSGRNVVAMVTGEASTEVADAASTETPEIVTKIQETWDKVEDKYAVTSLAVAGLIGLIASAGVISAIDKLPLIPGVLELVGIGYTGYFAYRNLASKSSRDALIEKIKGTYDDIIGSS; translated from the exons ATGGCCTCAACAGCATTcacccctctctctctttcttcttcatccaAGGCTCCTCGTCTTCAacccgccgccaccgccgccgccgccgcccaatGCGTCACGATTCCCACTCCTCACCTCGCCAAGACCACCTCCTACA GTAGGAAGAGTGGCCGGAATGTGGTGGCCATGGTTACCGGAGAGGCGTCGACTGAAGTTGCTGACGCTGCCTCAACTGAGACCCCTGAAATAGTCACAAAAATTCAGGAAACT TGGGATAAAGTTGAAGACAAGTATGCCGTTACTTCTCTGGCGGTGGCAGGACTAATCGGACTCATTGCCAGCGCCGGAGTCATCTCT GCTATTGACAAGCTTCCACTCATTCCTGGAGTTCTGGAGCTCGTAGGAATTGGATATACTGGC TATTTTGCATATAGAAATCTGGCCTCTAAATCAAGCAG gGATGCTTTGATTGAGAAAATCAAAGGTACATACGATGATATAATTGGGAGCAGCTAA